The following proteins are co-located in the Spirosoma montaniterrae genome:
- a CDS encoding DUF6169 family protein, with amino-acid sequence MLIPYALQENADGSISFTTCHAVRYTTEFRDASHHFDDEFVKNAGVAEFSFGPDEGYTPGPYDPRVELTLIYLAQTYFVNSGDLLLYVCESLDGRHKARHRVFARWFNQYASGQYDKIDFELTDAETSMLVSVVLPTRHPYRLHYQNVLEETFDFYTGLK; translated from the coding sequence TTGTTAATCCCTTACGCCCTTCAGGAAAACGCTGACGGGTCCATCAGCTTTACTACATGCCACGCCGTTCGATATACCACCGAATTCCGTGATGCATCCCACCACTTTGACGATGAGTTTGTAAAAAATGCCGGAGTTGCCGAATTTAGCTTTGGTCCCGATGAAGGTTACACGCCTGGCCCTTATGATCCGCGTGTTGAACTGACATTGATATATCTGGCCCAAACCTACTTTGTGAACAGTGGTGATTTACTTTTATACGTCTGTGAAAGTTTAGATGGACGCCATAAGGCCCGGCATCGGGTATTCGCGCGATGGTTTAATCAATACGCGAGCGGGCAGTATGATAAGATAGATTTTGAGCTTACGGATGCCGAAACCAGTATGCTCGTTTCAGTGGTGTTACCTACGCGACATCCATACCGCTTACACTATCAAAATGTACTTGAAGAAACCTTCGATTTTTATACGGGTTTGAAGTAA
- a CDS encoding S41 family peptidase has translation MRLLFALLLFSPTLYAQSYDPNRLYTPQQLREDFQVLHMALEQLHPGLYRYTPRDSMDVAYRQTLSQLTKPMTDAAFGLVVRPYLGLVRCVHTSLNASADRSRYVRRNKFAPFPLSLIHDQGRLYVAPAPKDQPTIKAFDELVAVNGKSVSTLLRQFESQNWADGYITAARRSLTATRFGTWYQAAFGYSDSLTVLVADSSGQLRTETLRFSRKSVKKDQKKAEADTARKQQQTLRSAPLLKKKELSLTLVDDDSTAPTNQLAVLRIDGFENEAMRRQFRRVFRLLRERNVKRLVIDVRGNFGGSAITCRDLLRYVADRPFRFWDSTVAKRRDKGNLPAQVRYGGLFPWLDLKLRVKRDANGLLQQTYYRREVKPYTRRRFTGPVFVLTNSLSFSAAAIFPALARSLNSQVTIVGRETGGGEVSCNAGHSFRVELPNTKYQLMVPYYHIRWNSQQPDRGLGVQPDVPVAVGPATWRSGRDADLDRVKALVRTRSVQ, from the coding sequence ATGCGTCTGCTGTTCGCACTACTACTGTTTTCACCAACTTTATACGCCCAATCGTACGACCCAAATCGGCTCTATACGCCCCAGCAACTGCGCGAAGATTTTCAGGTGTTGCACATGGCTCTGGAGCAATTGCACCCCGGTCTCTATCGCTACACGCCCCGCGATAGTATGGACGTAGCGTATCGGCAGACGCTCAGCCAGCTAACCAAACCCATGACCGATGCCGCTTTTGGGCTGGTAGTGCGGCCTTACCTCGGCTTAGTGCGCTGTGTGCATACGAGTCTGAATGCCTCCGCCGACCGGTCGCGGTACGTAAGACGAAATAAATTCGCGCCGTTTCCGCTGTCGCTTATTCACGATCAGGGGCGGCTTTACGTGGCCCCTGCCCCGAAAGACCAGCCAACCATTAAGGCATTCGATGAATTGGTAGCCGTAAACGGGAAATCGGTATCGACCTTACTACGACAGTTTGAGAGCCAGAACTGGGCAGATGGCTACATCACGGCAGCCCGACGGTCGCTCACGGCAACGCGGTTTGGGACGTGGTATCAGGCTGCTTTTGGGTATAGCGACTCGCTAACTGTTCTGGTAGCCGACAGCAGTGGGCAACTCCGCACCGAAACGTTGCGCTTTAGTCGAAAATCCGTCAAAAAAGACCAGAAAAAAGCCGAAGCCGATACGGCCCGGAAACAGCAGCAAACGCTACGGTCGGCACCCCTGCTCAAGAAAAAAGAGTTATCGCTAACCTTAGTCGATGACGATTCGACCGCCCCGACGAATCAGTTAGCGGTATTGCGCATCGACGGGTTTGAGAATGAGGCTATGCGCCGACAATTTCGACGGGTGTTCCGGTTGTTGCGGGAGCGCAACGTGAAACGCTTAGTGATCGACGTGCGGGGCAATTTTGGCGGTAGTGCCATCACCTGCCGCGATTTGCTCCGCTACGTAGCCGACCGACCGTTCCGATTCTGGGACTCAACCGTAGCCAAACGACGCGACAAAGGCAATCTGCCCGCACAGGTGCGGTACGGGGGGCTGTTTCCGTGGCTCGATCTAAAGCTGAGGGTAAAACGCGATGCCAACGGCCTGTTGCAGCAGACCTACTACCGGCGTGAGGTAAAACCCTACACACGTCGTCGGTTTACGGGACCGGTGTTTGTGCTGACAAACAGCCTGTCGTTTTCGGCGGCTGCCATTTTTCCGGCTTTAGCCAGGTCGCTCAACTCGCAGGTAACAATCGTGGGCCGCGAAACGGGTGGGGGCGAAGTAAGCTGCAATGCGGGCCACAGTTTCCGGGTCGAATTGCCGAATACAAAGTACCAACTTATGGTGCCCTACTATCATATCCGCTGGAATAGTCAGCAACCCGACCGGGGCCTGGGCGTTCAGCCCGACGTACCTGTAGCGGTCGGTCCTGCTACGTGGCGCAGTGGCCGGGATGCCGACCTAGATCGGGTAAAGGCGTTGGTGCGAACGCGATCTGTTCAGTAG
- a CDS encoding ArnT family glycosyltransferase has protein sequence MISSTKRTTPLSTTQFEPTWSIALSIGLLIVLFSHLGFMPLDTGDEARRALVSLEMILSGDYITPTLNGDRYFNKPPLYNWIIIGSYKLFGNYSSFALRFPMVVSLLLLGLTVFGFVRRYTNATVAFAAALMTLTNGRVLLFDSLLGLIEITFSWVTYTAMLLVFHFGQQRRYWLLYLTTYALTAIGFLLKGLPPLAFQGLTLVGWFVYTRQYRQLLHPAHVVGILLFVLITGCYYWLYFSQNAIPLRDVAGVLFNESAKRTGLAFGIGAALLHILTFPFELVYHFAPYLLLVVLLFRRNSLNLLQAHPFIAFNTLAFCLNVLIYWTSPQVYARYLIGLMPLLFTVLAYLYYEHSRPADRPRWWVERIWLGLTVIVAIGCWTSVFYPATRVLPGVVWKTAVVSGLLIVLAWRLAQPSANRLGLLIAVMIVIRLGFNWFVLPGRAVKRQFYKESAEQAARQTIGRPLFGYHTTVGNDNATDVSSFHISAVRGDILRKTDRKLPGAYYIADSVSLKGEQYRRIGEVVLFDRHPAFIVQFD, from the coding sequence TTGATCTCTTCTACTAAACGCACGACTCCTTTATCGACAACACAATTTGAGCCGACGTGGTCAATAGCGTTAAGTATCGGTTTGCTGATTGTGCTGTTTTCGCACCTCGGCTTCATGCCTTTGGATACGGGTGATGAGGCCCGGCGGGCATTGGTGTCGCTGGAAATGATCCTATCGGGCGATTATATCACGCCTACGCTCAACGGCGACCGCTATTTCAACAAGCCACCACTCTATAACTGGATTATTATTGGTTCGTATAAATTATTCGGCAACTACTCATCGTTTGCGCTGCGGTTTCCGATGGTGGTGTCGCTATTGTTACTGGGGCTTACGGTATTTGGTTTCGTGCGCCGTTATACAAACGCGACCGTTGCCTTTGCAGCCGCGCTGATGACACTGACCAACGGGCGGGTACTCCTGTTCGACTCGCTGCTGGGGCTGATCGAGATTACGTTTTCGTGGGTTACGTATACGGCCATGCTGCTGGTTTTCCATTTTGGACAGCAACGACGATACTGGCTGCTATACCTAACGACCTACGCGCTTACGGCAATCGGTTTTTTGCTAAAAGGACTCCCCCCGCTGGCTTTTCAGGGACTGACGCTTGTAGGCTGGTTTGTTTATACCCGCCAGTATCGGCAATTGCTGCATCCGGCTCATGTGGTCGGCATCCTGCTGTTTGTGTTGATAACCGGCTGTTATTACTGGCTGTACTTCAGTCAGAATGCCATTCCATTACGCGACGTTGCGGGTGTGCTGTTCAATGAAAGTGCCAAACGAACCGGGCTTGCTTTTGGCATAGGAGCCGCTTTGCTTCACATACTAACTTTCCCGTTTGAGCTGGTCTACCATTTTGCGCCGTATTTACTGCTGGTTGTTCTGCTATTTCGGCGAAATAGTCTGAATCTGCTCCAGGCTCACCCATTCATTGCGTTCAATACGCTGGCGTTTTGCCTGAATGTACTGATTTACTGGACGTCACCCCAGGTTTACGCCCGCTACCTGATCGGCCTTATGCCGTTGTTATTCACTGTACTGGCTTATCTGTACTACGAACACAGCCGCCCTGCCGACCGGCCCCGGTGGTGGGTCGAGCGAATATGGCTGGGGCTGACCGTTATAGTAGCTATTGGCTGCTGGACATCGGTTTTTTACCCCGCCACGCGCGTACTGCCCGGCGTTGTCTGGAAAACGGCAGTCGTTTCAGGGCTGTTGATTGTGCTGGCCTGGCGGCTGGCCCAACCGTCGGCCAATCGGCTGGGGCTGTTGATTGCCGTTATGATTGTGATTCGGCTGGGTTTCAACTGGTTCGTATTACCCGGTCGGGCCGTTAAGCGGCAGTTTTACAAGGAATCTGCCGAGCAGGCGGCTCGTCAAACAATTGGTCGGCCCTTGTTTGGTTATCACACAACCGTTGGCAACGATAACGCCACCGATGTCAGTTCGTTTCATATATCGGCAGTGCGGGGCGACATTCTTCGCAAAACCGACCGCAAACTTCCCGGAGCCTATTACATCGCCGATTCCGTAAGTCTTAAGGGTGAGCAGTACCGCCGAATCGGGGAGGTCGTTCTGTTCGACCGGCACCCGGCTTTTATCGTTCAGTTTGATTAA
- a CDS encoding glycosyltransferase, with protein MSVHSVSPFLSVVVCVYNEAGNVAPLVDQISRAMQGVDYELIYVNDGSTDATLTELRAIALPQLIILDLQTNYGQSAALAAGIEAARGQFIATLDGDQQNDPADIPHLLAHCELHDLDVVAGLRANRQDGFWLRKVPSRIANALIRRATGLQLRDLGCGLKVFRADLAKQLGIYGELHRFVLLLAQFEGARMDQLPVHHRPRQIGQSKYGLDRTFRVISDLVFLVFWKKYRHKPMHLFGKVGVISLFMGLTTLSWLAVQSLIQSDPPTVLLPVGLLLTIGGLQFLGFGVIAELQIRTYYESQARKPYKVRRVYRASADAHRIETCIS; from the coding sequence ATGTCTGTACACTCCGTTTCTCCTTTTCTTTCGGTTGTTGTCTGCGTATACAACGAAGCGGGTAACGTTGCTCCGCTCGTTGACCAGATTAGCCGGGCTATGCAAGGCGTCGATTACGAGTTGATTTATGTAAACGACGGGTCGACTGATGCTACCCTGACTGAATTGAGAGCTATCGCGCTTCCGCAATTGATTATTCTGGATCTGCAAACCAACTACGGCCAAAGTGCGGCTTTAGCGGCTGGTATCGAAGCGGCACGCGGGCAGTTTATTGCAACGCTCGACGGCGATCAGCAAAACGACCCTGCCGACATACCTCACCTGCTGGCTCACTGCGAACTGCACGACCTCGACGTGGTGGCTGGCCTGCGGGCCAATCGGCAGGATGGGTTCTGGCTTCGCAAAGTACCGAGCCGGATAGCTAACGCCTTGATTCGGCGGGCAACCGGACTACAATTGCGCGACCTCGGTTGCGGGCTAAAAGTTTTCCGGGCCGATCTTGCCAAACAGTTAGGCATCTACGGCGAACTGCACCGGTTTGTACTGCTACTGGCCCAATTTGAAGGTGCCCGCATGGATCAATTACCGGTTCATCACCGGCCCCGCCAAATTGGTCAATCGAAATACGGTTTGGACCGCACCTTCCGGGTTATAAGCGATCTGGTTTTTTTAGTATTCTGGAAAAAATACCGACACAAGCCCATGCATCTGTTCGGCAAGGTGGGTGTAATCAGCCTGTTTATGGGCCTGACTACGTTGAGCTGGCTGGCTGTTCAAAGCCTGATACAGAGCGACCCGCCTACCGTGCTGCTGCCTGTGGGGCTTTTGCTGACGATAGGCGGGTTACAGTTTCTGGGATTTGGCGTTATAGCCGAACTTCAGATACGAACCTACTATGAATCACAGGCCCGAAAGCCCTATAAAGTTCGACGCGTCTACCGGGCATCTGCCGACGCTCACCGGATAGAAACCTGCATAAGCTGA
- a CDS encoding SDR family NAD(P)-dependent oxidoreductase produces the protein MTIFVTGAAGFIGSHLTERLLTAGHSVVALDNLDGQYSPADKRLNIEPFWSNTRFHFVEGDIRDQSLVADLLRRYRCQVVVHLAARTGVRASVYEPAVCLDVNVSGTLSVLEAMRSAQVSRLVMASSSSVYGNSPHLPFREDDAVAQPLSPYAMSKRSAELLAHTYHHLYGFDVACLRFFTVYGPRQRPEMAITRFTRQLLDGEPITLYGSGNTARNYTHVHDTVSGIVQAIQYIKGFNIVNIAGPSSTSLHELVQLLERATGLPARIDWQPEQPGDVYCTQADLRRAADQLHYKPSILLKDGLRDFVAWYQQIHGTVMV, from the coding sequence ATGACTATTTTCGTAACGGGCGCGGCTGGCTTTATTGGTTCTCACCTGACTGAGCGGTTACTGACGGCGGGCCACTCGGTTGTCGCTTTGGATAACCTCGACGGGCAATATAGTCCTGCCGATAAACGACTGAATATCGAGCCATTCTGGAGCAACACCCGATTTCACTTTGTAGAGGGCGATATTCGCGATCAGTCTTTGGTGGCCGATCTACTTCGGCGGTATCGCTGTCAGGTAGTTGTTCACCTTGCGGCCCGAACAGGCGTGCGGGCATCTGTTTATGAACCGGCAGTTTGTCTTGACGTAAACGTTAGCGGAACGCTTTCCGTACTCGAGGCCATGCGTAGTGCGCAGGTAAGCCGATTGGTAATGGCTTCGTCATCATCTGTTTACGGAAACTCGCCCCACCTTCCGTTTCGGGAAGACGATGCGGTTGCCCAGCCACTGTCGCCGTATGCCATGTCGAAGCGTTCGGCAGAACTATTAGCACACACCTATCATCATTTATATGGGTTCGATGTGGCCTGTCTGCGATTTTTTACTGTATATGGTCCTCGTCAGCGACCCGAAATGGCTATCACCCGATTCACCCGGCAACTGCTCGACGGAGAGCCGATCACGTTGTATGGTTCCGGAAACACCGCCCGAAACTATACCCACGTACACGATACGGTATCGGGCATTGTTCAGGCAATTCAGTATATAAAAGGCTTCAACATCGTAAACATAGCCGGGCCATCATCGACCAGTCTACACGAATTGGTTCAATTATTGGAACGGGCGACTGGCTTACCGGCCCGCATCGACTGGCAACCCGAGCAACCCGGCGATGTATATTGCACACAGGCTGATTTACGACGTGCTGCCGATCAACTTCATTATAAACCGTCTATTCTGCTCAAAGACGGCCTACGCGATTTTGTAGCCTGGTATCAACAGATACACGGCACTGTCATGGTATGA
- a CDS encoding tyrosine-protein phosphatase — MHIWQTIREAFVPAKSDIKDPCFWRVDIHSHLLPGVDDGVSTTEQAVACLTQLSQWGIRKVITTPHVSRDWHPNESFVLRGGQQLLQNLADEHELGLTIEVAAEYLLDEFFIELLNAGDLLTFGRERYLLFELGWAAAPRQLDDILFRMQARGYKPVLAHPERYLYYYNALPALAQLRANGCLFQLNWGSLTRRYGERVQTQANMFLRHNWVDFFGSDMHRSGDITTMNSLFTSPYYSQLKRQSLLNESLI; from the coding sequence ATGCATATTTGGCAAACCATTCGGGAAGCTTTCGTACCCGCCAAATCTGACATCAAGGACCCTTGCTTCTGGCGGGTCGACATTCATTCGCACCTTCTGCCGGGTGTCGATGATGGCGTCAGTACTACAGAACAGGCTGTGGCCTGTTTGACTCAATTGAGCCAATGGGGAATCAGAAAAGTGATTACTACCCCCCATGTTAGCCGCGACTGGCACCCCAATGAATCGTTTGTGCTGCGGGGCGGGCAACAGTTGCTGCAAAATCTGGCCGATGAACACGAACTTGGCCTTACCATTGAAGTAGCGGCTGAATATTTGCTCGATGAGTTTTTCATTGAACTGCTCAATGCCGGTGATCTGCTGACATTCGGGCGCGAACGGTATCTGCTGTTTGAGCTTGGCTGGGCGGCTGCCCCCCGGCAACTTGACGATATACTGTTTCGGATGCAGGCGCGTGGGTACAAACCCGTGTTGGCTCACCCCGAGCGGTATCTGTACTATTATAATGCCCTGCCCGCTCTGGCTCAGCTTCGGGCGAATGGTTGCCTGTTTCAGCTCAACTGGGGGTCGCTGACCCGGCGCTATGGTGAACGGGTGCAAACGCAGGCTAACATGTTTCTTCGCCATAATTGGGTCGACTTTTTTGGCAGCGATATGCATCGTTCTGGTGATATTACAACTATGAACTCGTTGTTTACTTCTCCGTATTATAGTCAATTGAAACGACAAAGCCTTCTCAATGAGAGTTTAATTTAG
- a CDS encoding capsule assembly Wzi family protein has translation MKILLFLLSFFLIISNKVWSQTDTTVDRTRHSAVYSAEVAGLGATGPRTPFWLRANQFGIIPANSPAGIAIVSANHTYKFSPYRSRQLSYGVEVVGQAGRASRVVLPQAYVSLDLGRFSLWGGRRKEIIGLGDSTLTSGFYAWSGNALPITKVQFGTNGFAPLGFTRNLIWVHGFFAHGWFANSDSLQGAYLHQKALYVRLGKPGWRVRFTGGVLHNAQWGGRSTFVPSLKATNWQLPDSFSDYLYVLTAREGGPPDSPNLTDHDRVNRIGNHLGSIDFGIEADLGRWQAMGYYQHPFEDKSGVAFQNMPDGLYGLRLQRQSDAGFRIDHILVEYLNTMSQSGSLIGVSRYDGKDDYFNNFQYLDGWAHDRNVIGTPFLSRRADIRADLPYGPERRIWAIANNQVQLYHLAVAGTAGQSRNGQLVRWQIKLSASQNHGAPRLGFQQPIGQFSGLASVVWPLNWLGGSELRTSLALDQGQLLTNAVGGWLSLRKTWKTKR, from the coding sequence ATGAAGATTCTACTCTTTCTGCTCAGTTTCTTCCTGATTATCAGCAATAAGGTTTGGTCGCAGACCGACACTACGGTCGACCGTACCCGGCATTCGGCGGTGTATTCGGCTGAGGTAGCTGGCTTAGGTGCTACAGGTCCGCGAACGCCTTTTTGGTTGCGGGCCAATCAGTTTGGCATTATTCCGGCCAACAGTCCGGCGGGGATAGCCATCGTAAGCGCAAATCATACGTATAAATTTAGCCCATATCGGTCGCGACAACTTTCGTATGGCGTGGAAGTTGTTGGGCAGGCAGGTCGTGCGTCGCGGGTGGTGCTGCCGCAGGCGTATGTTTCGCTCGATCTGGGGCGATTCAGCCTGTGGGGTGGTCGCCGAAAGGAGATTATTGGCCTCGGCGACTCTACGCTCACATCGGGCTTTTACGCATGGTCGGGCAATGCACTGCCAATTACTAAGGTACAGTTTGGCACCAACGGTTTTGCGCCGTTGGGTTTTACGCGTAACCTGATATGGGTTCACGGCTTTTTTGCCCACGGCTGGTTTGCCAACTCCGACTCCCTTCAGGGGGCATATCTTCATCAGAAAGCGTTGTATGTGCGCCTTGGCAAACCCGGTTGGCGGGTTCGGTTTACGGGGGGCGTGCTGCATAACGCGCAGTGGGGTGGCCGGTCGACCTTCGTGCCGTCATTGAAAGCAACCAACTGGCAACTGCCCGATTCGTTCAGCGATTACCTGTATGTGCTGACCGCCCGCGAAGGTGGCCCCCCCGACTCGCCTAACCTGACCGACCACGACCGGGTTAACCGCATCGGCAACCATTTGGGCAGTATCGACTTCGGTATAGAGGCCGACCTGGGCCGCTGGCAGGCGATGGGCTACTACCAGCATCCGTTTGAAGATAAATCGGGCGTGGCCTTTCAGAATATGCCCGACGGCCTGTATGGTCTCCGGCTGCAACGACAGTCTGACGCAGGTTTTCGCATCGACCATATATTGGTGGAGTACCTGAACACGATGAGCCAGAGTGGTTCGCTGATTGGGGTTTCGCGCTACGACGGCAAAGATGATTACTTTAATAATTTTCAGTACCTCGACGGCTGGGCGCACGACCGTAATGTAATTGGTACGCCTTTTTTATCGCGCCGGGCCGACATCCGGGCCGATCTGCCCTACGGTCCAGAAAGGCGGATCTGGGCCATTGCCAATAATCAGGTACAACTATATCATCTGGCAGTAGCCGGAACAGCCGGTCAGAGCCGCAACGGGCAACTTGTTCGGTGGCAGATAAAGCTATCGGCCAGCCAGAACCACGGTGCCCCCCGGCTTGGCTTCCAACAACCCATTGGGCAGTTTTCGGGTCTGGCATCCGTAGTATGGCCGCTCAACTGGCTGGGCGGCTCCGAACTGCGTACAAGCCTTGCCCTTGATCAGGGGCAATTATTAACGAACGCAGTTGGCGGCTGGCTAAGCCTTCGCAAAACATGGAAAACTAAACGTTGA
- a CDS encoding WecB/TagA/CpsF family glycosyltransferase, translating into MTNYTKTNLFGVNYASVDYASATNIIINHAVDNRSFGVSALAVHGLMESNRNEVVRRHVSQIDMVVPDGKPVQWALNALNNAALKDRVYGPELTRHVLKAAGEQRLRVYLYGSTKPTLDKLQQHILNTYPGVVVCGMHVDRFRDATPEEDADDIRKINAANAHIVLVGRGCPRQEIWVAQHLGKVNAVMMAVGAAFDYFVGNIKRPPVWMQQVGLEWLFRLSQEPRRLFKRYAVTNSLFIIYFLRASLRRTSNSVS; encoded by the coding sequence ATGACTAATTACACAAAAACCAATCTGTTCGGCGTAAACTACGCAAGCGTTGATTATGCATCTGCCACAAACATAATCATTAACCATGCTGTCGATAACCGCAGTTTTGGCGTATCAGCTTTGGCAGTGCATGGTTTGATGGAATCCAATCGAAACGAGGTCGTTAGGCGTCATGTCTCCCAAATTGATATGGTGGTTCCCGATGGGAAGCCTGTTCAGTGGGCATTAAATGCATTGAACAATGCTGCTCTCAAAGACCGTGTATATGGCCCTGAGCTAACCCGGCATGTATTGAAAGCGGCTGGTGAACAGCGTTTAAGAGTGTATTTATATGGGAGTACCAAGCCAACACTCGACAAGTTGCAACAACACATTCTCAACACCTATCCCGGTGTTGTGGTATGTGGAATGCACGTAGATCGCTTTCGCGATGCTACCCCGGAAGAAGACGCCGACGACATTCGCAAAATCAATGCGGCAAACGCGCATATCGTATTGGTCGGGCGCGGCTGTCCTCGCCAGGAAATCTGGGTGGCCCAGCACTTAGGCAAGGTCAATGCTGTAATGATGGCTGTAGGAGCCGCTTTCGATTACTTTGTTGGTAACATCAAACGTCCCCCCGTTTGGATGCAGCAAGTTGGCCTGGAATGGCTATTCCGGCTTTCTCAGGAACCACGGCGCTTATTTAAACGCTACGCCGTTACCAACTCCCTGTTCATAATCTACTTTCTGCGGGCAAGCTTGCGTAGAACCTCCAACTCAGTTAGTTAA
- a CDS encoding endo-1,4-beta-xylanase, whose product MATSTANIRTNTPTTVCYKGQIIRIAAMFAVIVSVLFNLTSCTQFAEEVKPVDTAETSVAGIRASAILDSSRSLKASATFPVGVAFNSSIIKKSPKAYNFFYSQFNSKTVHAYMNTQPKQGQFNLGEVDYWVSEAEKKPIRLHGHCLVHRMDATSWFAQFKGNTTGFENAVKNHIQTVVGRHKGKIKSWDVFNEVFETSSGAIRKTSFRDLYTSDAAYLEFVKRCFQWANEADPNALLFYNDFNLESSTPKLEAVIGLVNNIRKAGVRIDGIGTQMHITVNTPNNGIRNSFQRLASTGLLIHVSELDIAVNPQNVTPLVMTQQLENSQAAKYQSVASLYKTNVPARLQYGITLWDFSDGDSWLVKVQNKVDMPNILDKDYNKKPAFYGFLNGLQN is encoded by the coding sequence ATGGCAACTTCTACCGCAAACATCAGAACTAATACCCCCACAACGGTTTGTTACAAAGGACAGATCATCCGTATCGCTGCCATGTTCGCAGTCATTGTTTCAGTTTTGTTCAATCTGACAAGTTGTACACAATTTGCCGAAGAGGTTAAGCCGGTTGACACTGCGGAGACGAGTGTAGCAGGTATAAGAGCGTCGGCTATTCTTGATAGCAGCCGCTCATTGAAGGCTTCTGCCACATTTCCTGTTGGAGTTGCTTTTAACTCATCCATCATTAAAAAGAGTCCCAAGGCGTACAACTTCTTCTACAGTCAGTTTAATTCAAAAACTGTTCATGCTTACATGAACACGCAGCCTAAGCAAGGGCAATTCAACTTGGGTGAGGTGGATTACTGGGTTAGCGAAGCAGAAAAAAAACCAATTCGGCTGCATGGCCACTGTTTAGTCCACCGTATGGATGCTACTTCATGGTTTGCTCAATTCAAAGGTAATACGACTGGTTTCGAGAATGCTGTTAAGAACCACATTCAAACGGTAGTTGGTCGTCACAAAGGCAAAATCAAAAGCTGGGATGTATTCAATGAAGTCTTTGAGACCAGCTCAGGGGCTATTCGGAAAACGTCGTTTCGGGATTTATATACCAGTGATGCCGCTTACTTAGAGTTTGTTAAACGTTGCTTCCAATGGGCCAACGAAGCTGACCCAAACGCTCTGTTATTCTACAACGATTTTAACTTAGAATCATCTACGCCAAAATTAGAAGCAGTAATTGGGTTGGTGAATAACATCAGGAAGGCTGGTGTTCGGATCGACGGTATCGGTACTCAAATGCACATCACCGTTAATACCCCAAATAATGGCATCCGCAACTCTTTCCAGCGGTTAGCTTCTACAGGTCTGCTCATCCATGTATCTGAATTAGATATCGCTGTTAACCCACAAAATGTTACCCCCTTAGTGATGACTCAGCAATTGGAGAACAGTCAGGCGGCCAAATACCAGTCAGTTGCGTCTCTGTACAAGACTAATGTACCGGCTCGCTTGCAGTATGGCATCACCTTGTGGGATTTCAGCGACGGTGATAGCTGGTTAGTGAAGGTGCAAAACAAGGTGGACATGCCGAACATTCTTGATAAAGATTACAATAAGAAACCTGCCTTCTACGGTTTTCTGAACGGATTACAGAATTAG